One window of Trichomycterus rosablanca isolate fTriRos1 chromosome 2, fTriRos1.hap1, whole genome shotgun sequence genomic DNA carries:
- the mrps18b gene encoding 28S ribosomal protein S18b, mitochondrial isoform X1: protein MAHLNKMAASIQSIVRTACRISSVVLHRTQQAQKVHNGVRVLFVSPNVRHFFSSAKLSSSDGVAGVLDPVETHSRYKDRPWEYLESEEYIERYGSKPVWADYRRNHKGGIPPQKTRKTCIRGEKICGNPCPICRDPNLIIDHQNFNLLQQFISPHSGIVYDPTRTGVCIKQQKILNKAIETAREHGLIPSQLPVVDFSGEDFSNSHGAVGCTPMPPSYTHGEPWYNWYSDITPDERELARVKKIYKAYLK, encoded by the exons AT GGCACACTTGAACAAAATGGCGGCTTCCATACAGAGCATCGTAAGAACAGCTTGTCGCATCTCTTCAGTAGTTTTACACAGAACCCAACAAGCCCAG AAAGTTCATAATGGAGTCAGGGTGCTGTTCGTCTCACCAAATGTGCGACACTTCTTTAGTTCTGCTAAATTGAGCTCATCTGATGGAGTTGCTGGTGTTCTTGATCCTGTGGAAACTCATTCCCGTTATAAAGACAGACCATGGGAGTATTTAGAAAGTGAAG agtACATAGAACGCTATGGATCCAAACCTGTATGGGCAGACTACAGAAGAAACCATAAAGGGGGTATACCACCACAAAAGACTAGAAAGACCTGCATT AGAGGAGAGAAGATTTGCGGTAACCCCTGTCCAATCTGCCGTGATCCAAACCTCATTATCGATCATCAG AACTTTAACCTGCTACAGCAGTTTATAAGCCCTCATTCAGGAATTGTGTACGATCCTACTCGCACTG GTGTTTGTATAAAGCAACAGAAAATACTTAACAAGGCGATCGAAACTGCAAGAGAACACG gTTTGATTCCTTCCCAGCTACCTGTTGTGGACTTTTCTGGAGAGGATTTCTCAAACTCCCATGGTGCAGTTGGGTGTACACCTATGCCACCTTCATATACCCATGGTGAACCGTGGTACAACTGGTACAGTGATATAACACCAGATGAACGGGAACTGGCTCGAGTGAAGAAGATCTACAAAGCCTACCTGAAGTAG
- the mrps18b gene encoding 28S ribosomal protein S18b, mitochondrial isoform X2, with protein sequence MAASIQSIVRTACRISSVVLHRTQQAQKVHNGVRVLFVSPNVRHFFSSAKLSSSDGVAGVLDPVETHSRYKDRPWEYLESEEYIERYGSKPVWADYRRNHKGGIPPQKTRKTCIRGEKICGNPCPICRDPNLIIDHQNFNLLQQFISPHSGIVYDPTRTGVCIKQQKILNKAIETAREHGLIPSQLPVVDFSGEDFSNSHGAVGCTPMPPSYTHGEPWYNWYSDITPDERELARVKKIYKAYLK encoded by the exons ATGGCGGCTTCCATACAGAGCATCGTAAGAACAGCTTGTCGCATCTCTTCAGTAGTTTTACACAGAACCCAACAAGCCCAG AAAGTTCATAATGGAGTCAGGGTGCTGTTCGTCTCACCAAATGTGCGACACTTCTTTAGTTCTGCTAAATTGAGCTCATCTGATGGAGTTGCTGGTGTTCTTGATCCTGTGGAAACTCATTCCCGTTATAAAGACAGACCATGGGAGTATTTAGAAAGTGAAG agtACATAGAACGCTATGGATCCAAACCTGTATGGGCAGACTACAGAAGAAACCATAAAGGGGGTATACCACCACAAAAGACTAGAAAGACCTGCATT AGAGGAGAGAAGATTTGCGGTAACCCCTGTCCAATCTGCCGTGATCCAAACCTCATTATCGATCATCAG AACTTTAACCTGCTACAGCAGTTTATAAGCCCTCATTCAGGAATTGTGTACGATCCTACTCGCACTG GTGTTTGTATAAAGCAACAGAAAATACTTAACAAGGCGATCGAAACTGCAAGAGAACACG gTTTGATTCCTTCCCAGCTACCTGTTGTGGACTTTTCTGGAGAGGATTTCTCAAACTCCCATGGTGCAGTTGGGTGTACACCTATGCCACCTTCATATACCCATGGTGAACCGTGGTACAACTGGTACAGTGATATAACACCAGATGAACGGGAACTGGCTCGAGTGAAGAAGATCTACAAAGCCTACCTGAAGTAG
- the ppp1r10 gene encoding serine/threonine-protein phosphatase 1 regulatory subunit 10 isoform X2, with the protein MAVGPVDPREVLKGVESLLGKDGELRSLEGVAKVFSLMKASHKMVSRCMYLNILLQTKSHDILNRFIRVGGYKLLNSWLTYSKTTNNTPMLQLILLTLQKLPLTVDHLKQNNTAKLVKHLSKSGETEELRKLALVLVDGWMAIIRSQSVSSGVSPNDKKRKKEEVKVRPEAKAAEKGTDEEKKKEKPKAHAPSHAKIRSTGLEIESPTPVPAKKALPIPQLGDKYNIKPAVLKRPSSAASDAPPVEKKYKPLNITPNTTKDIKVKLIPAQPMECPGFLDALNSAPVPGIKIKKKKPKVASPTSNKPCLFESKPQAYSSTHAKPASPEAPASQTPPHEPQDGEPPGTPVPAEDPEPMDTDKPNALAEPREEEESLTKKGKKKKSVRWAEEEQLKEYFYFDLDETERVNVNKIKDFGEAAKRELMMDRHTFEMSRQLSHDTMEERVPWASLRPLTLTGCLVISGSNSTEKLTQRDREMGILQEIFLSKESVPDCPHEPDPESYEPMPPRLIPLDEDSTTVDDSDMETETSSSGPASSAQEGSKLPPVLANLMGNLNSNRSPQNQGSTPPPANNPAVNVQELLSSIMGAQGANQSAEDLIKQPDFSDKIKQLLGSLQQNQNQNQNQNQQGNGPPMNPGMHGQGPGMNMQMPMNGGFPPNKPPVGPHFGHPPPPPPHGHGPPFGGGPRMMGPPPGPQGRGGDNGNYWGDDPMRGGPHRGGHFHRGRGRGAGGDQGFRGRGGRGGPRGGLNNMGDMSKRPVCRHFMMKGNCRYESNCAFYHPGVNGPPLPPQHGH; encoded by the exons ATGGCAGTGGGCCCAGTGGACCCCAGGGAGGTGCTGAAAGGAGTGGAGTCTCTGTTGGGCAAAGATGGAGAGCTCCGGAGCTTGGAGGGCGTTGCCAAAGTATTCAG ccTCATGAAGGCCTCCCATAAAATGGTCAGTCGATGCATGTACCTCAACATCTTGCTGCAGACCAAGTCACACGACATTCTAAACAG ATTTATCCGTGTCGGAGGCTACAAGCTGCTGAACTCGTGGCTGACTTACTCCAAGACGACCAACAATACACCGATGCTGCAGCTCATTCTGCTTACTTTGCAAAAACTGCCCCTTACTGTGGACCATCTCAAACAG aACAATACAGCAAAGCTGGTGAAGCATCTGAGCAAGAGTGGTGAAACGGAAG AGTTGAGGAAGCTTGCTTTAGTACTTGTGGATGGTTGGATGGCCATTATCCGGTCTCAGAGCGTCTCCAGTGGAGTCTCTCCCAATG ACAAGAAACGGAAGAAGGAAGAGGTTAAAGTACGTCCCGAAGCCAAGGCCGCAGAAAAAGGGACAGACGAGGAAAAGAAGAAAGAGAAACCAAAAGCCCATGCACCCAGTCATGCCAAGATCCGCTCCACAG GTTTGGAGATAGAGAGCCCTACACCAGTTCCTGCCAAGAAAGCCCTTCCTATTCCCCAGCTTGGAGACAAATACAACATTAAGCCTGCTGTTCTGAAGAGGCCCAG CTCTGCTGCGTCAGATGCGCCCCCTGTTGAGAAGAAGTACAAGCCTCTGAACATAACTCCCAACACGACCAAAGACATAAAAGTCAAGCTCATTCCTGCACAAC CTATGGAATGCCCAGGCTTTCTGGATGCTCTTAATTCTGCTCCAGTGCCCGGCATCAAGATCAAGAAGAAGAAACCTAAAGTAGCTTCTCCTACATCTAATAAG CCATGTCTATTTGAGAGCAAGCCTCAGGCGTACTCGAGCACGCACGCCAAGCCGGCATCCCCCGAGGCTCCCGCATCTCAGACTCCTCCACATGAGCCTCAAGACGGGGAGCCGCCAGGGACACCCGTGCCTGCCGAGGACCCAGAGCCTATGGACACCG ATAAACCCAATGCTCTCGCAGAGCCACGAGAAGAGGAAGAAAGCCTGACGAAGAAAGGCAAGAAAAAGAAGAGCGTCCGCTGGGCCGAGGAAGAACAGCTCAAGGAATACTTCTACTTCGACCTGGACGAGACGGAAAGAG TTAACGTCAACAAAATCAAAGACTTTGGCGAGGCAGCCAAGCGGGAGCTAATGATGGACAGGCACACGTTCGAGATGTCCCGCCAGCTCTCACACGACACCATGGAGGAGAGAGTGCCGTGGGCGTCCCTACGACCTCTCACCCTTACAGGCTGTCTGGTTATTTCGGGTTCCAACAGTACCGAGAAGCTGACCCAGAGGGACCGAGAGATGGGCATCCTTCAGGAGATCTTTCTCAGCAAGGAGAG TGTCCCGGATTGCCCCCATGAGCCGGATCCAGAGTCCTATGAGCCTATGCCACCTCGTCTCATTCCTCTGGATGAG GATAGCACCACGGTGGACGACAGCGACATGGAAACCGAGACATCTTCATCGGGCCCTGCTTCTTCAGCTCAGGAGGGCTCCAAACTGCCCCCTGTCCTTGCAAATCTCATGGGTAACCTGAACAGCAATCGGAGCCCCCAGAATCAGGGCAGCACCCCTCCTCCCGCTAACAACCCAGCCGTCAATGTCCAAGAACTTCTCAGCTCCATCATG gGAGCGCAGGGTGCCAACCAGTCAGCAGAGGACCTGATTAAGCAGCCTGACTTTTCTGACAAGATCAAACAGCTTCTGGGTTCGCTGcagcagaaccagaaccagaatcagaaccagaaccagcaGGGCAACGGTCCTCCAA TGAACCCAGGTATGCATGGCCAGGGTCCAGGGATGAACATGCAGATGCCCATGAACGGCGGCTTCCCACCGAACAAGCCACCCGTCGGTCCTCATTTCGGCCACCCGCCGCCTCCCCCTCCCCACGGGCACGGACCCCCCTTCGGCGGAGGGCCGCGTATGATGGGACCTCCTCCTGGTCCTCAGGGCAGGGGAGGGGACAACGGAAACTACTGGGGAGACGACCCCATGAGGGGAGGGCCGCACCGGGGCGGGCACTTTCACCGCGGCCGAGGAAGAGGCGCGGGAGGAGATCAAGGTTTCAGAGGACGAGGTGGGAGAGGGGGACCACGAGGGGGACTCAACAACATGGGGG
- the ppp1r10 gene encoding serine/threonine-protein phosphatase 1 regulatory subunit 10 isoform X1 codes for MNAIMAVGPVDPREVLKGVESLLGKDGELRSLEGVAKVFSLMKASHKMVSRCMYLNILLQTKSHDILNRFIRVGGYKLLNSWLTYSKTTNNTPMLQLILLTLQKLPLTVDHLKQNNTAKLVKHLSKSGETEELRKLALVLVDGWMAIIRSQSVSSGVSPNDKKRKKEEVKVRPEAKAAEKGTDEEKKKEKPKAHAPSHAKIRSTGLEIESPTPVPAKKALPIPQLGDKYNIKPAVLKRPSSAASDAPPVEKKYKPLNITPNTTKDIKVKLIPAQPMECPGFLDALNSAPVPGIKIKKKKPKVASPTSNKPCLFESKPQAYSSTHAKPASPEAPASQTPPHEPQDGEPPGTPVPAEDPEPMDTDKPNALAEPREEEESLTKKGKKKKSVRWAEEEQLKEYFYFDLDETERVNVNKIKDFGEAAKRELMMDRHTFEMSRQLSHDTMEERVPWASLRPLTLTGCLVISGSNSTEKLTQRDREMGILQEIFLSKESVPDCPHEPDPESYEPMPPRLIPLDEDSTTVDDSDMETETSSSGPASSAQEGSKLPPVLANLMGNLNSNRSPQNQGSTPPPANNPAVNVQELLSSIMGAQGANQSAEDLIKQPDFSDKIKQLLGSLQQNQNQNQNQNQQGNGPPMNPGMHGQGPGMNMQMPMNGGFPPNKPPVGPHFGHPPPPPPHGHGPPFGGGPRMMGPPPGPQGRGGDNGNYWGDDPMRGGPHRGGHFHRGRGRGAGGDQGFRGRGGRGGPRGGLNNMGDMSKRPVCRHFMMKGNCRYESNCAFYHPGVNGPPLPPQHGH; via the exons ATGAAT GCAATAATGGCAGTGGGCCCAGTGGACCCCAGGGAGGTGCTGAAAGGAGTGGAGTCTCTGTTGGGCAAAGATGGAGAGCTCCGGAGCTTGGAGGGCGTTGCCAAAGTATTCAG ccTCATGAAGGCCTCCCATAAAATGGTCAGTCGATGCATGTACCTCAACATCTTGCTGCAGACCAAGTCACACGACATTCTAAACAG ATTTATCCGTGTCGGAGGCTACAAGCTGCTGAACTCGTGGCTGACTTACTCCAAGACGACCAACAATACACCGATGCTGCAGCTCATTCTGCTTACTTTGCAAAAACTGCCCCTTACTGTGGACCATCTCAAACAG aACAATACAGCAAAGCTGGTGAAGCATCTGAGCAAGAGTGGTGAAACGGAAG AGTTGAGGAAGCTTGCTTTAGTACTTGTGGATGGTTGGATGGCCATTATCCGGTCTCAGAGCGTCTCCAGTGGAGTCTCTCCCAATG ACAAGAAACGGAAGAAGGAAGAGGTTAAAGTACGTCCCGAAGCCAAGGCCGCAGAAAAAGGGACAGACGAGGAAAAGAAGAAAGAGAAACCAAAAGCCCATGCACCCAGTCATGCCAAGATCCGCTCCACAG GTTTGGAGATAGAGAGCCCTACACCAGTTCCTGCCAAGAAAGCCCTTCCTATTCCCCAGCTTGGAGACAAATACAACATTAAGCCTGCTGTTCTGAAGAGGCCCAG CTCTGCTGCGTCAGATGCGCCCCCTGTTGAGAAGAAGTACAAGCCTCTGAACATAACTCCCAACACGACCAAAGACATAAAAGTCAAGCTCATTCCTGCACAAC CTATGGAATGCCCAGGCTTTCTGGATGCTCTTAATTCTGCTCCAGTGCCCGGCATCAAGATCAAGAAGAAGAAACCTAAAGTAGCTTCTCCTACATCTAATAAG CCATGTCTATTTGAGAGCAAGCCTCAGGCGTACTCGAGCACGCACGCCAAGCCGGCATCCCCCGAGGCTCCCGCATCTCAGACTCCTCCACATGAGCCTCAAGACGGGGAGCCGCCAGGGACACCCGTGCCTGCCGAGGACCCAGAGCCTATGGACACCG ATAAACCCAATGCTCTCGCAGAGCCACGAGAAGAGGAAGAAAGCCTGACGAAGAAAGGCAAGAAAAAGAAGAGCGTCCGCTGGGCCGAGGAAGAACAGCTCAAGGAATACTTCTACTTCGACCTGGACGAGACGGAAAGAG TTAACGTCAACAAAATCAAAGACTTTGGCGAGGCAGCCAAGCGGGAGCTAATGATGGACAGGCACACGTTCGAGATGTCCCGCCAGCTCTCACACGACACCATGGAGGAGAGAGTGCCGTGGGCGTCCCTACGACCTCTCACCCTTACAGGCTGTCTGGTTATTTCGGGTTCCAACAGTACCGAGAAGCTGACCCAGAGGGACCGAGAGATGGGCATCCTTCAGGAGATCTTTCTCAGCAAGGAGAG TGTCCCGGATTGCCCCCATGAGCCGGATCCAGAGTCCTATGAGCCTATGCCACCTCGTCTCATTCCTCTGGATGAG GATAGCACCACGGTGGACGACAGCGACATGGAAACCGAGACATCTTCATCGGGCCCTGCTTCTTCAGCTCAGGAGGGCTCCAAACTGCCCCCTGTCCTTGCAAATCTCATGGGTAACCTGAACAGCAATCGGAGCCCCCAGAATCAGGGCAGCACCCCTCCTCCCGCTAACAACCCAGCCGTCAATGTCCAAGAACTTCTCAGCTCCATCATG gGAGCGCAGGGTGCCAACCAGTCAGCAGAGGACCTGATTAAGCAGCCTGACTTTTCTGACAAGATCAAACAGCTTCTGGGTTCGCTGcagcagaaccagaaccagaatcagaaccagaaccagcaGGGCAACGGTCCTCCAA TGAACCCAGGTATGCATGGCCAGGGTCCAGGGATGAACATGCAGATGCCCATGAACGGCGGCTTCCCACCGAACAAGCCACCCGTCGGTCCTCATTTCGGCCACCCGCCGCCTCCCCCTCCCCACGGGCACGGACCCCCCTTCGGCGGAGGGCCGCGTATGATGGGACCTCCTCCTGGTCCTCAGGGCAGGGGAGGGGACAACGGAAACTACTGGGGAGACGACCCCATGAGGGGAGGGCCGCACCGGGGCGGGCACTTTCACCGCGGCCGAGGAAGAGGCGCGGGAGGAGATCAAGGTTTCAGAGGACGAGGTGGGAGAGGGGGACCACGAGGGGGACTCAACAACATGGGGG